A genome region from Taeniopygia guttata chromosome 18, bTaeGut7.mat, whole genome shotgun sequence includes the following:
- the RNF222 gene encoding RING finger protein 222, which produces MSEPCPGKDAAPAECPVCYEKFQPLEATHRRLSCGHSFCHDCLVKCLLAAKLDGHVQSSIVCPVCRFVTFLSEKKAPWPPKGALEMPLSPSSLCQLAKSEASNVLVVPSHFVMPLQSPERCPAGLLARDAHIFIISERGVPLLAGRGGEDVAVPGSVVPGSAVPSPAVPGSVVPSSEVPGSALALQCCQSPMGLAVMLVLTVALLAAVLPWLLLVRREL; this is translated from the coding sequence ATGTCCGAGCCCTGCCCTGGCAAGGACGCTGCCCCGGCCGAGTGCCCCGTGTGCTACGAGAAGTTCCAGCCCCTGGAGGCCACTCACCGGCGGCTCAGCTGCGGCCACAGCTTCTGCCACGACTGCCTGGTGAAGTGCCTGCTGGCGGCCAAGCTGGACGGGCACGTCCAGAGCAGCATCGTGTGCCCCGTGTGCCGCTTCGTCACCTTCCTCAGCGAGAAGAAGGCTCCGTGGCCACCCAAGGGTGCACTGGAGATGCCCCTGTCGCCATCCTCTCTGTGCCAGCTGGCCAAGAGCGAGGCCAGCAATGTGCTGGTGGTGCCCAGCCACTTCGTGATGCCGCTGCAGAGCCCGGAGCGGTGCCCGGCGGGGCTGCTGGCACGGGATGCCCACATCTTCATCATCAGCGAGCGCGGGGTGCcgctgctggctgggaggggcGGCGAGGACGTGGCTGTGCCCGGTTCGGTGGTGCCCGGTTCAGCGGTGCCCAGCCCGGCAGTGCCCGGTTCGGTGGTGCCCAGTTCAGAGGTGCCCGGTTCAGCGctggcactgcagtgctgccagTCCCCCATGGGCCTGGCCGTGATGCTCGTCCTGACCGTGGCCCTGCTGGCGGccgtgctgccctggctgctgctggtcaGGAGGGAGCTGTAG